One genomic region from Kwoniella dejecticola CBS 10117 chromosome 1, complete sequence encodes:
- a CDS encoding glutamate-tRNA ligase: MRKSNLPLIRSIFGRQSICRRCHSTSSTSSSSSSSSTSQAVTPRLRFAPSPTGYLHLGGLRTALFNHLLARKWKGKWLLRIEDTDRTRFTEGAVDSLRGALEWAGLDYDEGVGVGGSHGPYTQSERLDIYHHYTNELLSRDEAYECFCSPNELEAIKTSLKAQGQRHSYDGRCRHITDEERVRKKRAGEKFVVRYKSSNESMDIPPDLIFGDHQPSAPTSGFDDFVLMKSDGWPTYHLASVVDDHLMEISHVLRGEEWLPSIPKHHSLYKAFGWTPPQFAHLPLLCNPDGTKLSKRKGDTFVQHYMKQGYEPAALLNFLALMGWDYHSALSTKTTLDPHIRNDGNSLYELFSVDQLVELFDIQHIANRKASVNISKLDFLNKMTLRRMADRLGKDGHMVNLGKEITLSQTGQGESKERMGLIRRFQVGLREEKALKGCELVEDLSFVGKVFDAELPRTTILKEMPLHSIFYFLPPTYECHESQSMLKDLNLRIYCQYVTLFADTLQEHYTSTSTKKLDEDVVWDVIHRLLDQLNLDRKPKLLVPIRHALTERKKGPSIPELVTILGLDESLSRLRRGVEYVRALDQSRKGQQ; the protein is encoded by the exons ATGAGAAAGTCAAATCTGCCTCTGATTCGGTCCATTTTCGGAAGACAGTCCATCTGCCGCAGATGTCATTCCActtcatcgacctcttcttcgtcatcatcgtcaagcaCTTCACAAGCTGTCACGCCCAGACTCCGATTCGCGCCTTCGCCTACAGGTTATCTACATCTCGGCGGGCTACGTACGGCTCTCTTCAACCATTTGCTAGCGAGGAAATGGAAGGGAAAGTGGCTACTACGCATCGAGGATACGGATAGG ACTAGGTTCACGGAGGGTGCTGTAGATAGTCTGAGAGGAGCTCTGGAATGGGCAGGACTGGACTACGATGAAG GTGTTGGAGTAGGAGGAAGTCATGGACCATATACACAG TCTGAAAGGCTAGATATCTATCATCATTATACGAACGAGCTTTTATCT CGGGACGAAGCGTACGAATGTTTCTGCTCCCCAAACGAACTCGAAGCTATCAAGACGTCTTTGAAAGCTCAAGGCCAACGACATAGCTACGACGGACGATGTAGGCATATcacggatgaagagagggTCAGGAAAAAGCGAGCTGGTGAGAAGTTCGTGGTGCGGTACAAG TCCTCGAACGAGTCTATGGATATACCGCCCGACCTGATTTTTGGCGACCATCAGCCCTCGGCGCCGACGTCCggattcgatgatttcgTATTGATGAAGTCGGATGGATGGCCGACGTATCACTTGGCCAGTGTCGTAGACGATCATCTGATGGAGATCAGTCATGTCTTGCGAGGAGAG GAATGGCTCCCATCGATACCGAAGCATCATTCACTATACAAAGCTTTCGGCTGGACACCCCCGCAATTCGCTCATCTACCCTTGCTGTGTAATCCGGACGGCACAAAGCTGAGCAAGCGGAAGGGCGATACCTTCGTCCAGCATTACATG AAACAAGGCTACGAACCGGCAGCATTACTCAACTTCCTCGCGTTGATGGGATGGGATTATCACTCGGCCTTGTCAACGAAAACCACCTTGGATCCGCATATACGTAATGACGGTAACTCATTGTACGAGCTATTCAGCGTTGATCAATTAGTGGAATTGTTCGATATTCAGCATATAGCGAATCGGAAGGCGTCGGTGAATATCTCAAAGTTGGATTTTCTGAATAAGATGACGCTCAGAAGGATGGCGGATAGGCTGGGCAAAGATGGTCATATGGTCAATCTGGGCAAGGAGATCACCCTTAGCCAAACTGGGCAGGGCGAGAGTAAAGAGAGGATGGGGTTGATAAGGAGGTTCCAAGTTGGTTTGAGGGAGGAAAAAGCTTTGAAGGGGTG TGAATTAGTGGAGGATCTGTCATTTGTTGGGAAAGTATTTGATGCAGAGCTG CCCCGAACGACAATATTGAAGGAGATGCCTTTACATTccatcttctacttcttaCCGCCAACATACGAGTGTCACGAATCGCAATCAATGTTGAAAGACCTAAATCTGAGGATATACT GTCAATACGTCACTCTCTTCGCGGATACTTTACAAGAACATTAcacgtcgacgtcgacgaaAAAGCTAGATGAAGATGTGGTATGGGACGTGATACATCGGTTATTGGATCAGCTTAATCTGGATAGGAAGCCTAAGCTGCTGGTTCCTATTCGACATGCATTGACAgagaggaag AAAGGACCAAGCATACCGGAGCTAGTCACCATCTTGGGGTTGGACGAATCGTTATCAAGATTACGCAGAGGTGTGGAATATGTAAGAGCACTAGATCAAAGTAGGAAGGGGCAACAGTAA
- a CDS encoding 6-phosphogluconate dehydrogenase, decarboxylating 1, whose product MASEQLADVGLIGLAVMGQNLILNMNDKGFKVCAYNRTTSKVDHFLANEAKGTNIIGAHSIQELCSKLARPRRIILLVKAGQAVDDFIAQLEPYLEKGDIIIDGGNSHYPDSIRRTHELEAKGLLFVGSGVSGGEEGARNGPSLMPGGSDAAWPHIKEIFQKTAAQAQGEPCCDWVGETGSGHYVKMVHNGIEYGDMQLIAEAYDILKRGLDLEESEIADIFTKWNTGVLDSFLIEITRDILKFNDTDGVPMVRKILDKAGQKGTGKWTAIDALDNGMPLTLIGEAVFARCLSAVKDERVRASKIIAAPERQPFQGDKQQFIDDLEQALYASKIISYAQGFMLMREAAKVNNWHLNNAGIAAMWRGGCIIKSVFLSDITAAYRENPELENLLVSPFFLNALAKAQAGWRRVIAQSTLWGIPIPAFTTALSFFDGYRTETLPANLIQAQRDFFGAHTFRVVPGMGNDHLKEGEDVHVKWTATSGNVSSSTYNA is encoded by the exons ATGGCTTCTGAACAACT CGCTGATGTTGGTCTTATCGGTTTGGCCGTTATG GGTCAAAACTTGATCCTTAACATGAACGACAAGGGATTCAAGGTTTGTGCTTACAACCG AACCACTTCCAAGGTCGACCACTTCCTTGCCAACGAAGCTAAGG GAACCAACATCATTGGTGCTCACTCTATCCAAGAACTCTGCTCCAAGCTCGCCAGACCCAGACGAATCATCTTACTTGTCAAGGCCGGTCAAGCCGTCGACGACTTCATCGCTCAACTCGAGCCATACCTCGAAAAGGGtgacatcatcattgacGGTGGTAACTCCCACTACCCCGACTCCATCCGAAGAACCCACGAGCTCGAAGCCAAGGgtctcctcttcgtcggtTCCGGTGTCTCAGGTGGTGAGGAAGGTGCTAGAAACGGACCTTCGTTGATGCCCGGTGGTTCCGATGCCGCTTGGCCCCACATCAAGGAGATCTTCCAAAAGACCGCCGCCCAAGCCCAAGGTGAACCATGTTGTGACTGGGTCGGTGAGACCGGTTCCGGACACTACGTCAAGATGGTCCACAACGGTATCGAGTACGGAGACATGCAATTGATTGCTGAGGCCTACGACATCCTCAAGCGAGGTCTCGACCTTGAGGAATCTGAGATCGCCGACATCTTCACCAAGTGGAACACCGGTGTCCTCGACTCTTTCCTCATTGAAATCACCCGAGATATCCTCAAGTTCAACGACACTGACGGTGTCCCCATGGTCCGAAAGATCCTCGATAAAGCCGGTCAAAAGGGTACCGGTAAATGGACTGCCATCGATGCTCTCGACAACGGTATGCCCCTTACCCTTATCGGTGAAGCTGTGTTCGCTCGATGTCTATCTGCCGTCAAGGACGAGCGAGTGAGAGCCTCCAAGATCATCGCTGCCCCCGAGAGACAACCCTTCCAAGGTGACAAGCAACAATTTATTGA TGACCTCGAGCAAGCTCTTTACGCTTCCAAGATCATCTCTTACGCTCAAGGTTTCATGCTCATGAGAGAGGCCGCCAAGGTCAACAACTGGCACTTGAACAACGCCGGTATCGCCGCCATGTGGAGAGGTGGATGTATCATCAAGTCCGTTTTCCTTTCCGACATCACCGCCGCTTACCGAGAGAACCCGGAACTTGAGAACTTGTTGgtctcccccttcttcctgaaCGCCCTCGCCAAGGCTCAAGCCGGTTGGAGAAGAGTTATTGCCCAATCCACACTTTGGGGTATCCCGATCCCAGCCTTCACCACCgctttgtccttcttcgaCGGATACAGAACCGAGACCCTCCCTGCCAACCTTattcaagctcaacgagaCTTCTTCGGTGCCCACACCTTCCGAGTCGTCCCTGGTATGGGTAACGACCACCtcaaagaaggtgaagacgtCCACGTCAAATGGACCGCTACCTCCGGTAacgtctcttcttccacttacAACGCTTAA